The following proteins are co-located in the Xyrauchen texanus isolate HMW12.3.18 chromosome 41, RBS_HiC_50CHRs, whole genome shotgun sequence genome:
- the LOC127634345 gene encoding growth factor receptor-bound protein 10-like isoform X2, translated as MEEVTGCSSEVEVFSRSSTETMSRRDSVSVRCSPSQNLQMSTPRSQPLTIRNTHSFRPKGEFRACSAPLIPNPFPELCSPTHSPVLTGSLGRSDPPSGSSTHVVQVFGDSTHSRSVLVSSGATARDVCHILAQAAHCTDEENWALIEHHSALGLERCLEDHELVVQVQSSWPVEGDTKLIFRKNYAKYEFFKKPVLFFPEHMISDSADVTKGMKSSELVQNMVKSGSCPEIQGYLHVREGGKKSWKKLYFFLRRSGLYCSNKGQSKEPRHLQFIADLEDLNVFAVFNGRKLYGAPGEHVFCVKASKVRFRTQDLKLMCADTEQIRTCWITAFRLFKHGKQLQCNFHLAQSGSRLPKPSQQESKFTDREESMVAMDFSGKSGGRVIQNPHEAQNAEQEEGHNWRKKEAIRYNLINRSHGLQLSSVHRVQPWFHGGVSRNEAQRLLEEQGQVDGMFLIRDSQLHAQCFVLSMCYKLETKHYLIISVERQYYTMDDGVTLFTDLLQLVEFYQINRGILPVCLKHPCTCIAL; from the exons ATGGAGGAGGTGACAGGCTGTAGTTCAGAGGTGGAAGTGTTTAGTAGGTCATCAACTGAGACAATGTCCAGAAGAGATTCTGTATCAGTCAGATGTTCTCCGTCCCAGAATCTTCAGATGTCAACGCCTCGATCTCAACCTTTGAccatcagaaacacacacag TTTCCGACCAAAGGGGGAATTTCGAGCATGTTCAGCACCTTTGATTCCCAATCCGTTCCCAGAGCTCTGCAGTCCAACACACTCTCCGGTGCTGACCGGATCTCTCGGCAGGAGTGATCCACCCTCTGGCAGCAGCACACAT GTGGTTCAAGTTTTTGGAGACAGCACGCACAGTCGTTCAGTCTTGGTGTCTTCAGGGGCAACAGCACGTGATGTGTGTCATATACTAGCACAGGCCGCCCACTGTACAGACGAGGAGAACTGGGCCCTCATAGAACATCATTCTGCTCTGGGTCTGG AGCGCTGTTTGGAAGATCATGAGCTTGTGGTGCAGGTACAGTCCTCCTGGCCAGTAGAGGGTGACACAAAGCTGATCTTCCGCAAAAACTACGCCAAGTATGAGTTCTTCAAAAAACCTGTG CTGTTTTTCCCAGAGCACATGATCTCTGATAGTGCTGATGTCACTAAAGGAATGAAGTCATCAGAGCTGGTGCAG AACATGGTAAAGAGCGGTTCATGCCCAGAGATCCAAGGCTATCTCCATGTGAGAGAGGGTGGGAAGAAATCCTGGAAGAAACTTTACTTCTTCTTACGACGATCTGGACTTTACTGCTCCAACAAAGGCCAATCAAAG GAGCCTCGGCACCTTCAGTTCATTGCAGATCTGGAGGATTTGAATGTGTTTGCAGTGTTCAATGGGCGTAAACTTTATGGAGCACCAGGCGAGCATGTCTTCTGTGTTAAG GCATCAAAGGTCAGGTTCCGCACTCAGGATTTGAAGCTGATGTGCGCTGACACTGAACAGATTCGAACATGTTGGATCACGGCCTTTAGATTGTTTAAG CATGGGAAACAACTCCAGTGTAATTTCCATCTCGCCCAGTCCGGTTCCAGACTTCCCAAACCTTCACAGCAGGAATCTAAG TTTACAGACCGGGAGGAGTCGATGGTTGCCATGGATTTTTCGGGGAAGAGCGGAGGACGAGTGATTCAGAACCCACATGAGGCACAGAATGCGGAGCAGGAGGAGGGACACAActggagg aaaaAAGAGGCGATACGCTACAATTTAATCAACAGAAGTCATGGATTACAACTTTCCT CTGTTCATCGGGTTCAGCCGTGGTTCCACGGGGGCGTGTCTCGAAATGAAGCTCAAAGGCTATTGGAGGAGCAGGGTCAGGTGGACGG GATGTTTCTGATTCGTGACAGTCAACTGCACGCGCAGTGTTTTGTGTTGTCTATGTGTTATAAACTAGAGACGAAACACTACCTCATCATTtct GTGGAAAGGCAGTACTACACTATGGACGATGGCGTCACGCTGTTCACAGATCTTCTACAGTTGGTGGAGTTTTACCAGATCAACCGCGGTATCTTACCCGTTTGTCTCAAACACCCTTGCACTTGCATTGCACTCTAA
- the LOC127634345 gene encoding growth factor receptor-bound protein 7-like isoform X1: MWRWPNHFSVLTCSNSMFLSLSAVMEEVTGCSSEVEVFSRSSTETMSRRDSVSVRCSPSQNLQMSTPRSQPLTIRNTHSFRPKGEFRACSAPLIPNPFPELCSPTHSPVLTGSLGRSDPPSGSSTHVVQVFGDSTHSRSVLVSSGATARDVCHILAQAAHCTDEENWALIEHHSALGLERCLEDHELVVQVQSSWPVEGDTKLIFRKNYAKYEFFKKPVLFFPEHMISDSADVTKGMKSSELVQNMVKSGSCPEIQGYLHVREGGKKSWKKLYFFLRRSGLYCSNKGQSKEPRHLQFIADLEDLNVFAVFNGRKLYGAPGEHVFCVKASKVRFRTQDLKLMCADTEQIRTCWITAFRLFKHGKQLQCNFHLAQSGSRLPKPSQQESKFTDREESMVAMDFSGKSGGRVIQNPHEAQNAEQEEGHNWRKKEAIRYNLINRSHGLQLSSVHRVQPWFHGGVSRNEAQRLLEEQGQVDGMFLIRDSQLHAQCFVLSMCYKLETKHYLIISVERQYYTMDDGVTLFTDLLQLVEFYQINRGILPVCLKHPCTCIAL, from the exons ATGTGGAGGTGGCCAAATCATTTTTCAGTGCTAACCTGTTCAAACTCaatgtttctttctctctcagcaGTAATGGAGGAGGTGACAGGCTGTAGTTCAGAGGTGGAAGTGTTTAGTAGGTCATCAACTGAGACAATGTCCAGAAGAGATTCTGTATCAGTCAGATGTTCTCCGTCCCAGAATCTTCAGATGTCAACGCCTCGATCTCAACCTTTGAccatcagaaacacacacag TTTCCGACCAAAGGGGGAATTTCGAGCATGTTCAGCACCTTTGATTCCCAATCCGTTCCCAGAGCTCTGCAGTCCAACACACTCTCCGGTGCTGACCGGATCTCTCGGCAGGAGTGATCCACCCTCTGGCAGCAGCACACAT GTGGTTCAAGTTTTTGGAGACAGCACGCACAGTCGTTCAGTCTTGGTGTCTTCAGGGGCAACAGCACGTGATGTGTGTCATATACTAGCACAGGCCGCCCACTGTACAGACGAGGAGAACTGGGCCCTCATAGAACATCATTCTGCTCTGGGTCTGG AGCGCTGTTTGGAAGATCATGAGCTTGTGGTGCAGGTACAGTCCTCCTGGCCAGTAGAGGGTGACACAAAGCTGATCTTCCGCAAAAACTACGCCAAGTATGAGTTCTTCAAAAAACCTGTG CTGTTTTTCCCAGAGCACATGATCTCTGATAGTGCTGATGTCACTAAAGGAATGAAGTCATCAGAGCTGGTGCAG AACATGGTAAAGAGCGGTTCATGCCCAGAGATCCAAGGCTATCTCCATGTGAGAGAGGGTGGGAAGAAATCCTGGAAGAAACTTTACTTCTTCTTACGACGATCTGGACTTTACTGCTCCAACAAAGGCCAATCAAAG GAGCCTCGGCACCTTCAGTTCATTGCAGATCTGGAGGATTTGAATGTGTTTGCAGTGTTCAATGGGCGTAAACTTTATGGAGCACCAGGCGAGCATGTCTTCTGTGTTAAG GCATCAAAGGTCAGGTTCCGCACTCAGGATTTGAAGCTGATGTGCGCTGACACTGAACAGATTCGAACATGTTGGATCACGGCCTTTAGATTGTTTAAG CATGGGAAACAACTCCAGTGTAATTTCCATCTCGCCCAGTCCGGTTCCAGACTTCCCAAACCTTCACAGCAGGAATCTAAG TTTACAGACCGGGAGGAGTCGATGGTTGCCATGGATTTTTCGGGGAAGAGCGGAGGACGAGTGATTCAGAACCCACATGAGGCACAGAATGCGGAGCAGGAGGAGGGACACAActggagg aaaaAAGAGGCGATACGCTACAATTTAATCAACAGAAGTCATGGATTACAACTTTCCT CTGTTCATCGGGTTCAGCCGTGGTTCCACGGGGGCGTGTCTCGAAATGAAGCTCAAAGGCTATTGGAGGAGCAGGGTCAGGTGGACGG GATGTTTCTGATTCGTGACAGTCAACTGCACGCGCAGTGTTTTGTGTTGTCTATGTGTTATAAACTAGAGACGAAACACTACCTCATCATTtct GTGGAAAGGCAGTACTACACTATGGACGATGGCGTCACGCTGTTCACAGATCTTCTACAGTTGGTGGAGTTTTACCAGATCAACCGCGGTATCTTACCCGTTTGTCTCAAACACCCTTGCACTTGCATTGCACTCTAA
- the LOC127634460 gene encoding ADP-ribosylation factor 1, with amino-acid sequence MGNVFSNLFKGLFGKKEMRILMVGLDAAGKTTILYKLKLGEIVTTIPTIGFNVETVEYKNISFTVWDVGGQDKIRPLWRHYFQNTQGLIFVVDSNDRERVNEAREELARMLAEDELRDAVLLVFANKQDLPNAMNAAEITDKLGLHALRHRNWYIQATCATSGDGLYEGLDWLSNQLKNQK; translated from the exons ATGGGGAATGTCTTTTCCAACCTGTTCAAGGGTTTGTTTGGGAAGAAGGAGATGAGAATTCTCATGGTTGGGCTCGATGCCGCTGGTAAAACCACCATCCTGTACAAGCTCAAACTGGGAGAAATTGTTACCACCATTCCCACTATCG GTTTTAATGTAGAAACGGTAGAGTATAAGAATATCAGTTTCACGGTTTGGGATGTTGGTGGCCAAGACAAAATCAGACCGCTTTGGAGACACTACTTCCAGAACACTCAAG GTCTGATCTTCGTAGTTGATAGTAACGACAGGGAACGAGTTAACGAAGCCAGGGAGGAGTTGGCAAGAATGTTAGCAGAAGACGAGTTGCGTGACGCAGTCCTTCTCGTTTTTGCAAACAAACAG GACCTGCCCAATGCCATGAATGCGGCTGAGATTACAGATAAACTGGGCCTTCATGCCCTCCGTCATCGTAACTGGTACATCCAGGCCACCTGCGCTACCAGTGGAGACGGACTCTATGAGGGGCTGGACTGGCTCTCCAATCAGTTGAAAAATCAGAAATGA
- the grnb gene encoding granulin b, with amino-acid sequence MVRAVFAALLCVLLNVCSALICPDGGMCEDGNTCCQTPSGGYGCCPLPNAECCSDHLHCCYEGTLCDLEHSKCVNKTHVLDWVVRVATKQQAVFCPDQVSECPDDTTCCQMPDGSWGCCPMKNAVCCEDKRHCCPEGTTCDLEHSMCLSDTYGPSPLWRKFAARRRMPSEKKAVVSAKELPTEPSGSSNGICPDQVSTCPDDTTCCQLVSGSYGCCPMPKAVCCSDHLHCCPEATTCDLIHSTCVSANGVTSMAKKIPALSSVKPRENIVPCNETVACESGTTCCKTEGGTWACCPLLEAVCCEDHAHCCPHGTVCNLITATCDDPADLLMSVPWVKKVSTFPMAPESPNHKCDETMSCPDDSTCCKLLTGGWGCCPLPEAICCEDHIHCCPHDTVCNLAASSCDSASDQGPRFSVPLVRKIAAVTLPSQNQSCDDTSLCPTGTTCCKLNAGAWGCCPLPQAVCCGDQVHCCPQTYKCDLTHKTCVHPGLTSIPWLKKQPALSVTHRSEPNAVAALAGKGHRHMCDDHTSCPRDDTCCFMNKLGKWGCCPLPKAVCCKKDDLCCPSGYTCNEEKTSCSKDYHEIPMYRKQEARVTERSEVLSGVEDVKCDSTTSCASGSTCCKLPTGEWGCCPLVKAVCCYDHTHCCPQGYTCNLEFGTCIKPSDVHIVALTQNHRHSNTQPEEEVMCDASSRCSNTQTCCRLSDSTWACCPYKEAVCCNDMKHCCPVGYKCDPKVKGCTKVSSLTWWDNSL; translated from the exons GTGCGTGCTGTTTTCGCAGCATTACTGTGTGTGCTTCTGAACGTATGCAGTGCTCTGATTTGTCCTGATGGGGGAATGTGTGAAGATGGAAACACCTGCTGCCAAACACCGTCAGGAGGGTACGGCTGCTGCCCTCTTCCTAAC GCAGAATGCTGTTCGGATCACTTGCATTGCTGTTATGAAGGCACTCTGTGCGACTTGGAACATTCTAAGTGTGTGAACAAAACGCATGTTTTAGACTGGGTGGTAAGAGTCGCCACAAAGCAG CAAGCCGTGTTTTGTCCGGATCAAGTGTCTGAGTGTCCTGACGACACCACCTGCTGTCAGATGCCTGATGGGAGCTGGGGCTGCTGTCCTATGAAGAAT GCTGTTTGTTGTGAAGATAAACGACACTGCTGTCCTGAGGGAACAACCTGTGACCTCGAACATTCAATGTGTTTGTCTGACACCTATGGCCCCTCCCCTCTCTGGAGGAAGTTTGCCGCCCGACGTAGGATGCCGTCAGAGAAAAAAGCAG TTGTAAGCGCAAAGGAGCTGCCAACAGAGCCCAGCGGCAGTAGCAATG GTATCTGTCCAGATCAGGTTTCCACATGTCCAGATGACACAACATGCTGTCAGCTGGTCAGCGGAAGCTATGGATGCTGCCCAATGCCAAAG GCTGTATGCTGTTCTGATCATTTGCATTGCTGCCCAGAGGCTACAACTTGTGACCTCATCCACAGCACCTGTGTGTCGGCCAATGGTGTCACATCAATGGCCAAAAAGATTCCAGCCCTCTCTTCCGTCAAGCCCAGAG AAAATATTGTTCCCTGTAATGAAACTGTAGCATGTGAAAGTGGTACCACTTGCTGTAAGACAGAAGGCGGCACCTGGGCATGCTGCCCCCTACTGGAG GCCGTGTGTTGTGAGGATCATGCCCACTGCTGTCCTCATGGCACTGTGTGTAACCTCATTACGGCCACTTGCGATGACCCAGCTGACCTTTTGATGTCTGTACCCTGGGTAAAGAAGGTGTCCACTTTTCCAATGGCTCCAGAATCACCCAATCATAAATGTGACGAGACGATGTCATGTCCCGATGATTCTACATGCTGCAAACTATTGACTGGAGGCTGGGGGTGCTGCCCACTGCCAGAA GCAATTTGTTGTGAAGACCATATCCACTGTTGCCCCCATGATACTGTGTGTAATCTGGCTGCCAGTTCCTGCGACAGTGCCAGTGATCAGGGTCCCCGTTTTTCTGTGCCTTTGGTGAGAAAGATTGCTGCAGTGACCCTGCCATCACAGAATCAAAGCTGCGATGACACATCACTCTGTCCAACAGGGACAACCTGTTGCAAACTAAACGCAGGAGCATGGGGATGCTGCCCTCTGCCACAG GCTGTGTGCTGTGGTGATCAGGTGCACTGCTGTCCACAGACCTACAAGTGTGACTTGACTCACAAAACCTGTGTTCATCCTGGCCTTACCAGCATACCCTGGTTGAAGAAGCAGCCTGCACTGAGCGTGACGCATCGGTCTGAACCTAATGCTGTTGCAGCACTGGCGGGAAAGGGGCACAGGCATATGTGTGATGATCATACCAGCTGTCCCAGAGACGATACCTGCTGCTTTATGAACAAACTCGGCAAGTGGGGCTGCTGTCCTTTGCCAAAG GCGGTGTGCTGCAAGAAAGACGATCTCTGTTGTCCGAGTGGTTACACGTGTAATGAGGAGAAAACGTCATGCTCTAAAGACTACCATGAGATCCCCATGTACAGGAAACAGGAGGCAAGGGTAACTGAGAGGTCAGAGGTGTTGTCTGGTGTTGAAGATGTGAAGTGTGATTCTACGACCAGTTGTGCGTCTGGATCTACCTGCTGTAAATTACCCACCGGGGAGTGGGGATGTTGCCCTCTTGTTAAG GCTGTGTGTTGTTATGATCATACGCACTGCTGTCCACAGGGCTACACCTGCAACCTAGAGTTTGGAACCTGCATTAAACCCTCAGATGTGCACATTGTCGCTCTGACACAAAACCATAGACACTCGAACACACAGCCAGAAGAGGAGGTGATGTGTGATGCGTCATCACGCTGCTCGAACACACAGACCTGCTGTAGACTGTCAGACTCCACGTGGGCCTGTTGTCCATATAAAGAG GCTGTATGCTGCAACGATATGAAACACTGTTGCCCTGTGGGATACAAATGTGACCCAAAAGTGAAAGGTTGCACTAAAGTATCCTCACTCACTTGGTGGGACAATTCTCTTTAA